A window of Oncorhynchus nerka isolate Pitt River linkage group LG4, Oner_Uvic_2.0, whole genome shotgun sequence contains these coding sequences:
- the LOC115128827 gene encoding DENN domain-containing protein 3-like, whose translation MADVPSGLLEACVVVGAVSSTLRELYQSHQQGKIKELPLLETEVLQVHAPPFVTKESVSSETKGQGHAPAFTRIQRRRSFIKKKRGRPGTANGEVAKGSDGWGGTTEDISVPKDLDLIALPQLCFPGGLQIASEQREDSYHYLVFTDVFGNRTHAVVVQYYRPIQFSQDGGHQNGYRLSSKSSRLYTAYGICVISKYPYYNALRDCLSCLLSQLKPSWMGDFEERVKEFSAKLALVPIPPPGQLHVVFSLRPLQIGLPSREDKDRPAVDLDLHLPFLCFRPRQLLQIITSLLTEQRVVLFSCDWARLTLLAESLMLFIHPLVWQHPFVPVLSSQMLDFLMAPTAYLMGCHLHHYEEVAAETDDLILVNIDDGIVSSSSSDGVDLPDVPLAARECFLTRAEGLQMHYDLDVCHLGSSTDVNDQRAQRRQWQRKLNTHIQNITLELIVNIFREVHHHLNYEHRVFNSEEFFRSREPADQPFFKKVQLEPVQCWTHIFHSFLRDRLNRKMDAFTRMELSTRTETYRLKSMTESPRRPTMQEMARKYSSPESRLSKRLGASLPNLGEGVGALVGPLMQNSLKKIQVDSGLKSPQKPVRCFKLPEFPPPLAYHYVQNYYQEMITLLDKAISGVALEDSSLLACYHYLRGFVNTVAGKRLDALEDFQNLYKTDTDIFPGELVNALVDSLQDGERAQANRRTEIKRLISRVKKDHERERTCHDDEAVKRFQLPKKHMQLEDFVRHVQESGIVKDQGTIHRLFEALTVGQQKQVDPELFRVFYTFWKETEAEAQEVALPASVLEHLEANECVFKLSSSVKTSHGVGKIAMTQRRLFLLTVGRPGYVEITKFRDIEEVKISSAPFLLLRIPSLKIKTTLRKETFEVNLKSEVDLWHIMVKEMWAGRKMADDHKDPQYMQQALTNALLMDAVVGCLQSQKAIFAATKLAHFDRMKLEVPMMVPKTTSETLKHKINPSLDRTSPQAVDVLLYTPGQLGVSFDTEGDGNPKLWCALSDGKVVVFDAASWSMQQSQLQVGSSRVNCMLGVDRQQVWIGSQDSVIYIISTRSMSCNKQLTDHRSEVTGLALGERREKYSPKVAYSCSAEGTVMTWDVSTLQVRKQFRLSCGRLQSVQLCSGTLWCCAKDCIMEVWKNGTLTRKISLPEQLRGSPTTFSSFLLYQEKEQLWTACIDVGELCVWHLAELTKPFQRIQLPDCAGVTCLIKVKNQIWVGGRSSGKSRGKIYVVDTQRHTVEKELVAHTDCVQALCSAEDRYVLSGAAREDGKIAIWKVE comes from the exons ATGGCAGATGTTCCCTCTGGACTACTGGAGGCTTGTGTGGTTGTTGGAGCAGTCAGCAGTACACTCAGGGAACTCTATCAG TCACACCAGCAGGGTAAAATCAAAGAGCTCCCCCTGTTGGAGACGGAGGTACTGCAGGTGCACGCCCCACCCTTTGTGACCAAAGAGAGTGTGAGTAGCGAGACCAAGGGTCAGGGTCACGCCCCGGCCTTCACCAGGATCCAGAGGAGGCGCTCCTTCATcaagaagaagagggggaggccTGGTACGGCTAATGGAGAGGTAGCCAAGGGTAGCGATGGATGGGGTGGCACCACAGAGGACATCAGTGTCCCCAAGGACCTGGACCTCATCGCCCTGCCTCAGCTCTGCTTCCCAG GGGGTCTTCAGATAGCCAGTGAGCAGAGAGAAGACTCGTACCATTACCTGGTGTTTACTGATGTCTTCGGGAACAGGACACATGCTGTAGTGGTGCAGTACTACAGACCTATACAG TTCTCTCAGGATGGTGGGCACCAAAATGGCTACCGGTTGTCCTCCAAGTCGTCCCGTCTCTACACGGCGTACGGCATCTGTGTCATCTCTAAATACCCTTACTACAACGCTCTCAGGGACTGCCTGTCATG tctctTGTCCCAGCTCAAGCCCAGCTGGATGGGGGACTTtgaggagagggtgaaggagtTTTCAGCCAAGCTGGCGCTGGTGCCCATACCTCCACCTGGGCAACTGCATGTG GTGTTTAGTCTGAGGCCTCTCCAGATTGGGCTTCCCTCCCGGGAGGATAAGGACCGGCCAGCTGTTGACCTCGACCTCCATCTGCCTTTCCTGTGCTTTAGACCCCGACAGCTCCTCCAA ATCATTACCAGCCTGCTGACAGAGCAGAGGGTAGTACTGTTTTCCTGTGACTGGGCCCGGCTCACCCTGCTGGCAGAGAGCCTGATGCTCTTCATCCACCCCCTGGTGTGGCAGCACCCCTTCGTCCCCGTCCTCTCAAGCCAGATGCTGGACTTCCTCATGGCGCCCACCGCCTACCTCATGGGCTGTCATCTGCACCATTATGAAGAGGTGGCCGCG GAAACAGATGATCTGATTCTGGTTAACATTGATGATGGCATCGTGTCGTCTTCCTCGTCCGACGGGGTTGACCTGCCGGACGTCCCACTGGCGGCCAGAGAGTGTTTTCTAACACG ggcggAGGGGCTCCAGATGCACTATGACCTGGACGTGTGTCACCTGGGGTCCAGTACAGACGTCAATGACCAGAGGGCCCAGAGGAGGCAGTGGCAGAGGAAACTTAACACACACATCCAGAACATCACTCTGGAACTCATCGTCAACATCTTCAG AGAAGTCCACCATCACCTCAACTATGAGCACAGGGTCTTCAACAGTGAAGAGTTCTTCAGGTCTAGAGAACCAGCAGACCAGCCATTTTTCAAGAAGGTACAACTAGAGCCTGTTCA GTGTTGGACACACATCTTCCACTCGTTCCTTCGGGATCGTCTGAACAGGAAGATGGACGCGTTCACACGCATGGAGCTGAGCACTCGGACAGAAACTTACAG GCTGAAGTCCATGACAGAGTCTCCGCGGCGGCCCACCATGCAGGAGATGGCCCGTAAATACTCCAGCCCAGAGAGCCGGCTCAGCAAGAGGCTGGGGGCCAGCCTGCCCAACCTGGGGGAGGGTGTGGGCGCCCTGGTGGGACCCCTCATGCAGAACTCCCTCAAGAAGATACAGGTGGACAGCG GTCTGAAGTCTCCCCAGAAGCCAGTGAGATGCTTCAAGCTTCCTGAGTTCCCTCCACCGCTGGCCTACCACTACGTCCAGAATTACTACCAGGAGATGATCACCCTCCTGGACAAGGCCATCAGCGGGGTGGCCTTGGAGGACTCCTCTCTCCTGGCCTGCTATCACTACCTCCGGGGCTTTGTCAACACAGTGGCCGGTAAACGTCTGGACGCACTGGAAGACTTTCAGAATCTTTACAAGACGGACACGGACATCTTCCCTGGCGAGCTGGTCAACGCCCTGGTGGACTCTCTACAGGATGGGGAACGGGCACAAGCTAACCGCCGAACCGAGATCAAACGCCTGATTAGTCGGGTGAAGAAGGACCACGAGAGGGAGCGGACGTGCCATGACGACGAAGCTGTCAAGCGGTTCCAGCTGCCGAAAAAGCACATGCAGTTGGAGGACTTTGTGAGGCACGTGCAGGAGTCTGGGATTGTCAAGGACCAAGGGACCATTCACCGGCTGTTTGAGGCTCTCACTGTGG GCCAGCAAAAACAGGTGGATCCAGAACTCTTCCGAGTGTTCTACACCTTCTGGAAGGAGACGGAGGCCGAGGCTCAGGAAGTGGCCCTGCCGGCCTCAGTCCTGGAGCACCTGGAGGCTAACGAGTGTGTCTTCAAGCTGTCCTCTTCGGTCAAGACCAGCCACGGCGTGGGCAAGATCGCTATGACCCAGAGACGGCTGTTCCTGCTGACAGTAGGACGACCCGGGTACGTGGAGATCACCAAGTTCAGAGACATTGAG GAGGTGAAGATCTCCTCGGCTCCCTTCCTGCTGTTGAGGATCCCCTCTCTGAAGATCAAGACCACCCTGAGGAAAGAGACGTTTGAGGTCAACCTGAAGTCGGAGGTTGACCTCTGGCACATCATGGTTAAGGAGATGTGGGCCGGACGGAAGATGGCCGACGACCACAAG gacCCCCAGTATATGCAGCAGGCTCTGACCAATGCCCTGTTGATGGATGCAGTGGTTGGCTGTCTGCAGTCACAAAAGGCCATTTTTGCAGCAACCAAGTTAGCACACTTTGACAGAATGAAACTGGAAG TGCCAATGATGGTTCCCAAAACCACGTCAGAGACCCTGAAACACAAGATCAACCCGTCTCTGGACCGGACCAGCCCCCAGGCAGTAGATGTTCTGCTCTACACCCCAG GCCAGCTGGGCGTATCGTTCGACACCGAGGGTGATGGGAACCCCAAACTGTGGTGTGCCCTGAGCGACGGGAAGGTTGTGGTGTTTGATGCAGCCAGCTGGTCCATGCAACAAAGCCAACTTCAAGTAGGCTCTTCACGAGTG AACTGCATGCTGGGAGTGGACCGGCAGCAGGTGTGGATTGGCTCTCAGGATTCCGTCATTTACATAATCAGCACCCGCAGCATGTCCTGTAACAAGCAGCTGACGGACCACCGCAGTGAGGTCACAGGGTTGGCCCTAGGGGAGCGCAGGGAGAAGTACAG CCCCAAGGTGGCGTACTCCTGCAGTGCGGAAGGTACAGTGATGACGTGGGACGTGTCCACACTGCAGGTGAGGAAACAGTTCAGGCTCTCCTGTGGCCGTCTCCAGTCCGTTCAGCTCTGCAGTGGAACCCTGTGGTGCT GTGCCAAAGACTGCATTATGGAGGTGTGGAAAAATGGAACGTTGACTCGCAAGATCTCCCTTCCTGAACAGCTCCGTGGCTCCCCCACCACCTTTAGCAGCTTCCTGCTCTACCAGGAG AAGGAGCAGCTGTGGACGGCCTGTATAGACGTAGGGGAGCTGTGTGTGTGGCACCTCGCGGAGCTCACCAAGCCCTTCCAGAGGATCCAGTTGCCCGACTGTGCAGGTGTCACCTGCCTCATCAAGGTCAAAAACCAG ATCTGGGTTGGCGGCCGTAGCTCGGGGAAGTCCAGGGGGAAGATCTACGTAGTGGATACCCAGCGACACACGGTGGAGAAGGAGCTGGTAGCTCACACAGACTGTGTCCAGGCACTGTGCTCCGCAGAGGACCGCTATGTGCTGAGTGGGGCGGCCCGTGAGGATGGGAAGATAGCCATCTGGAAAGTGGAGTAA